A genomic window from Arvicola amphibius chromosome 5, mArvAmp1.2, whole genome shotgun sequence includes:
- the Nme5 gene encoding nucleoside diphosphate kinase homolog 5, which translates to MEVSMPLPQIYVEKTLALIKPDIVDKEEEIRDIILRSGFTIIQRRKLHLSPEHCSNFYVEQYGKLFFPNLTAYMSSGPLVAMILARHNAISYWKELLGPPNSLVAKETHPDSLRAIYGTDELRNALHGSNDFAASEREIRFMFPEVIIEPIPIGQAAKDYLNLYVTPTLLQGLTELCKQKPEDPYGWLADWLLENNPNKPKLCHFPIAEEP; encoded by the exons ATGGAGGTGtcaatgcccctgcctcagatATATGTAGAAAAAACCCTAGCTCTTATCAAGCCAGATATTGTTGACAAAGAAGAGGAAATACGCGACATTATTCTTAGATCTGGATTCACCATCATTCAG aGACGAAAACTACATCTGAGCCCTGAGCACTGTAGTAACTTTTACGTGGAACAGTATGGGAAATTGTTTTTCCCAAACTTAACAGCTTATATGAGCTCTGGACCTCTTGTTGCTATGATATTAGCCAGACATAATGCCATCTCTTACTGGAAAGAACTTCTGGGGCCACCTAATAGTTTAGTAGCCAAGGAGACACACCCAGACAG TCTCAGGGCGATTTATGGTACGGATGAGCTACGGAACGCCCTTCATGGGAGCAACGACTTTGCTGCCTCGGAAAGAGAGATTCGGTTCATGTTCCCAGAGG TGATTATTGAACCCATTCCAATTGGACAAGCTGCTAAGGACTATTTAAATTTGTACGTGACGCCAACCCTGCTTCAAGGACTCACGGAACTCTgtaagcagaagccagaagacccTTAT GGTTGGCTAGCTGACTGGCTGCTGGAAAATAATCCCAACAAACCTAAACTGTGTCATTTTCCAATAGCAGAAGAGCCTTAG